The following are encoded in a window of Peromyscus leucopus breed LL Stock chromosome X, UCI_PerLeu_2.1, whole genome shotgun sequence genomic DNA:
- the Gdi1 gene encoding rab GDP dissociation inhibitor alpha: MDEEYDVIVLGTGLTECILSGIMSVNGKKVLHMDRNPYYGGESSSITPLEELYKRFQLLEGPPESMGRGRDWNVDLIPKFLMANGQLVKMLLYTEVTRYLDFKVVEGSFVYKGGKIYKVPSTETEALASNLMGMFEKRRFRKFLVFVANFDENDPKTFEGVDPQTTSMRDVYRKFDLGQDVIDFTGHALALYRTDDYLDQPCLETINRIKLYSESLARYGKSPYLYPLYGLGELPQGFARLSAIYGGTYMLNKPVDDIIMENGKVVGVKSEGEVARCKQLICDPSYIPDRVRKAGQVIRIICILSHPIKNTNDANSCQIIIPQNQVNRKSDIYVCMISYAHNVAAQGKYIAIASTTVETAEPEKEVEPALELLEPIDQKFVAISDLYEPIDDGSESQVFCSCSYDATTHFETTCNDIKDIYKRMAGSAFDFENMKRKQNDVFGEADQ; this comes from the exons gaatGCATCCTGTCTGGCATCATGTCTGTGAATGGAAAGAAGGTGCTGCACATGGACCGGAACCCCTACTATGGGGGTGAGAGCTCTTCCATCACACCTCTGGAGGAG CTATATAAGCGCTTCCAGTTGCTGGAAGGGCCCCCTGAGTCAATGGGCCGGGGCCGAGACTGGAACGTTGACTTGATCCCCAAATTCCTCATGGCCAATG GTCAGCTGGTAAAGATGCTACTGTATACCGAAGTGACTCGTTATCTGGACTTCAAAGTGGTAGAGGGCAGCTTTGTATACAAGGGAGGCAAGATCTACAAAGTACCATCCACTGAGACTGAGGCCTTGGCTTCTA ATCTGATGGGCATGTTTGAAAAGCGACGCTTCCGAAAATTCTTGGTGTTTGTGGCAAACTTTGATGAGAATGACCCCAAAACCTTTGAGGGTGTCGATCCCCAGACCACCAGCATGCGTGATGTCTACCGGAAGTTTGATCTGGGCCAAGATGTCATTGATTTCACTGGCCACGCCTTGGCGCTCTACCGCACTGATGA CTACCTGGATCAGCCCTGTCTTGAGACTATTAACCGTATCAAGTTGTACAGCGAGTCCTTGGCCCGGTATGGCAAGAGCCCATATTTGTACCCACTCTATGGCCTGGGTGAGCTGCCCCAGGGTTTTGCAAG ATTGAGTGCCATCTATGGGGGAACATATATGCTGAACAAACCTGTGGATGACATCATCATGGAGAATGGCAAGGTGGTGGGCGTGAAATCTGAGGGAGAG GTGGCCCGCTGCAAGCAGCTGATCTGTGACCCTAGCTACATCCCAGACCGTGTACGAAAGGCTGGCCAGGTTATTCGCATCATCTGTATCCTCAGCCACCCCATCAAGAACACCAATGATGCCAATTCCTGCCAAATTATCATCCCTCAGAACCAGGTCAACAGGAAGTCAG ACATCTATGTGTGCATGATCTCCTATGCACACAACGTGGCAGCACAAGGCAAATACATCGCCATTGCCAGCACCACCGTGGAAACTGCAGAACCAGAAAAGGAGGTTGAGCCTGCATTGGAGCTGTTGGAACCCATTGACCAGAA GTTTGTGGCTATCAGTGATTTGTATGAGCCTATTGATGATGGTTCTGAGAGTCAG GTATTTTGTTCCTGCTCTTATGATGCCACCACACACTTTGAGACCACCTGCAATGACATCAAAGATATCTACAAACGCATGGCTGGGTCTGCCTTTGATTTTGAGAACATGAAGCGCAAACAGAATGATGTCTTTGGAGAGGCTGATCAGTGA